A window of the Thermodesulforhabdus norvegica genome harbors these coding sequences:
- a CDS encoding protein-L-isoaspartate(D-aspartate) O-methyltransferase translates to MVEQEKEKGYSGDDPYVSERERMVELQIERRGVKDPRVLEAMRRVPRHMFVGEQLKNQAYEDHPLPIGEGQTISQPYIVALMTEALNLKGSEKVLEIGTGSGYQTAVLAELCREVFTIERIASLAYRARKTLESLGYKNIKYKIGDGTLGWPEEAPFDGIIVTAAAPKVPQPLIDQLAMGARLVIPVGDRISQELLLVERVPEGIRKTSLGGVRFVDLVGKWGWREE, encoded by the coding sequence ATGGTTGAGCAGGAAAAAGAGAAAGGCTATTCGGGAGATGATCCTTATGTCTCAGAGCGTGAGCGGATGGTGGAATTGCAGATTGAAAGACGCGGGGTTAAGGATCCCCGGGTTCTCGAGGCCATGAGAAGGGTTCCGCGACACATGTTTGTGGGAGAACAACTTAAGAATCAGGCCTATGAGGATCATCCACTCCCAATAGGTGAAGGGCAAACTATTTCACAGCCCTATATTGTGGCTCTTATGACTGAGGCACTCAATCTGAAAGGCTCTGAAAAAGTACTTGAAATTGGAACGGGTTCCGGATACCAGACCGCCGTTCTGGCCGAGCTTTGCAGAGAGGTTTTTACCATAGAGCGTATAGCTTCCCTGGCCTACAGAGCAAGAAAGACTCTGGAGTCTCTGGGATATAAGAATATAAAATACAAAATAGGAGACGGCACTCTGGGATGGCCTGAAGAGGCTCCCTTCGACGGAATTATAGTAACCGCCGCCGCTCCGAAGGTTCCTCAGCCTCTGATAGATCAGCTTGCCATGGGTGCCCGTCTGGTTATTCCGGTGGGTGATCGAATATCCCAGGAACTGCTGTTGGTGGAAAGAGTGCCGGAGGGCATTAGAAAAACGTCCCTGGGTGGGGTGAGGTTTGTGGATCTGGTGGGGAAGTGGGGATGGCGTGAGGAATGA
- a CDS encoding TIGR00725 family protein, whose translation MMRVIIGVVGAGECRRQWCEWAEEVGKGIARLGAVLVCGGLGGVMEAAARGARNEGGITVGILPGSRKNSANPFIEIPIATNMGHARNAIIAQSADGLIAVGGGFGTLSEIALALKMGKPVVALDPPVKIPGVIEARYPAEAVELVFEIIKKGGDTV comes from the coding sequence ATGATGAGGGTCATTATCGGAGTAGTGGGAGCCGGTGAGTGCAGAAGGCAGTGGTGTGAGTGGGCGGAAGAGGTGGGAAAGGGCATTGCCCGTCTTGGAGCGGTGCTGGTCTGTGGTGGTCTTGGAGGTGTGATGGAAGCGGCGGCACGAGGCGCCCGAAACGAGGGTGGAATCACGGTGGGCATTCTACCCGGTAGCCGCAAAAATAGCGCAAACCCTTTTATCGAAATACCTATCGCAACGAATATGGGCCATGCCAGAAATGCCATTATTGCTCAGTCGGCTGACGGATTAATCGCCGTCGGAGGCGGTTTTGGAACCCTTTCGGAAATTGCTTTGGCTTTGAAAATGGGAAAACCCGTTGTTGCCCTTGATCCTCCCGTAAAAATCCCGGGCGTGATTGAAGCCCGCTATCCCGCCGAGGCTGTGGAGCTGGTATTTGAGATCATAAAAAAGGGTGGTGATACCGTATGA